From Pseudochaenichthys georgianus chromosome 11, fPseGeo1.2, whole genome shotgun sequence, a single genomic window includes:
- the LOC117455562 gene encoding sodium-dependent neutral amino acid transporter B(0)AT1-like isoform X6, giving the protein MRLVLPNPGLDLRIPSYEDLDRMDKEEDDRPKWDNKAQYILTCVGFCIGLGNVWRFPYLCQSHGGGAFLIPYLILMVLEGMPLLLLEFAIGQRLRKGSVGVWRSISPYLTGVGIASMLVSLLVGLYYNTLVAWIIWYFFNSFQNPLPWTQCPLNENGTGFVPECEQSSTVDYYFYRVTLSSTTSIAESGGINWPIVLCLLTAWTIVAICCIRGISTAGKAVYVTAILPYIVLGIFLIRGLTLKGAMSGLKFLFTPDVNELIKPSTWLDAGAQVFYAFGLGWGGLISFSSYNPVHNNCVQDAVILSVVTSLTSVYAAAVTYSIIGFRATEKYDTCISDNIMKLLNEFELPEDNITTSNYEEAFNSLNSSYPDIVRGLDIKTCDMQTLLSEGVEGTGLAFIVFTEAITKMPGSQIWSVLFFVMLFSLGLSTLFGNIEGVVVPLKDLNVFPKNWPHEVLTEFRALLGNSL; this is encoded by the exons ATGAGGCTGGTACTTCCTAACCCCGGACTGGATCTCCGGATCCCTAGCTATGAGGATCTGGACAGGATGGATAAGGAGGAGGATGACAGGCCCAAGTGGGACAACAAAGCCCAGTACATCTTAACCTGTGTGGGCTTCTGCATTGGGCTCGGCAACGTGTGGCGATTCCCTTACTTGTGTCAAAGTCATGGAGGAG GTGCCTTTCTGATTCCCTACCTGATCCTGATGGTGCTGGAAGGAATGCCTCTCTTGTTGCTGGAGTTTGCCATTGGTCAGCGTCTCAGGAAAGGCAGTGTGGGAGTGTGGAGGTCCATCAGCCCTTATTTGACAGGTGTTG GTATAGCATCAATGCTGGTGTCCTTATTGGTTGGACTTTATTACAACACCCTAGTAGCCTGGATCATTTGGTATTTCTTCAATTCCTTTCAAAACCCGCTGCCTTGGACCCAGTGCCCTCTTAATGAAAATGGGACAG GATTTGTACCAGAGTGTGAACAGAGCTCCACTGTTGATTATTATTTCTACCGAGTGACTTTGAGTAGTACCACCTCGATAGCTGAATCTGGAGGAATCAACTGGCCCATAGTGCTCTGCCTGTTAACTGCCTGGACAATTGTGGCAATCTGCTGCATAAGGGGCATCAGCACAGCAGGCAAG GCAGTGTACGTCACAGCCATCTTGCCTTACATAGTGCTGGGCATCTTCCTGATCAGAGGACTGACTCTAAAAGGTGCCATGAGTGGATTAAAGTTCCTCTTCACACCAGAC GTGAATGAGTTGATAAAACCATCCACTTGGCTGGATGCAGGTGCCCAGGTCTTTTATGCCTTTGGTTTGGGGTGGGGAGGCCTCATCTCCTTTTCAAGCTACAACCCTGTTCA CAACAACTGCGTGCAAGATGCTGTGATCCTGTCGGTCGTGACTAGCCTCACCTCAGTGTATGCTGCAGCAGTTACTTACTCCATCATTGGCTTCAGAGCAACTGAAAAATATGATACCTGTATCAGTGA TAACATCATGAAATTATTAAATGAATTTGAGCTCCCTGAAGACAACATCACCACAAGCAACTATGAGGAGGCCTTTAATAGTCTCAACAGCTCTTATCCTGATATAGTTCGTGGATTGGACATCAAAACTTGTGACATGCAGACACTTCTTAGTGAG GGAGTGGAGGGAACAGGTCTGGCCTTCATCGTGTTCACGGAAGCGATAACCAAGATGCCTGGTTCTCAAATCTGGTCCGTCCTCTTTTTCGTCATGCTTTTCAGCTTAGGCCTCTCGACCCTGTTTGGCAACATCGAAGGAGTGGTGGTCCCATTGAAAGATCTGAATGTATTCCCTAAAAATTGGCCCCATGAAGTACTGACAG AATTCAGGGCTTTATTGGGTAACTCTCTTTGA
- the LOC117455562 gene encoding sodium-dependent neutral amino acid transporter B(0)AT1-like isoform X3: MVLEGMPLLLLEFAIGQRLRKGSVGVWRSISPYLTGVGIASMLVSLLVGLYYNTLVAWIIWYFFNSFQNPLPWTQCPLNENGTGFVPECEQSSTVDYYFYRVTLSSTTSIAESGGINWPIVLCLLTAWTIVAICCIRGISTAGKAVYVTAILPYIVLGIFLIRGLTLKGAMSGLKFLFTPDVNELIKPSTWLDAGAQVFYAFGLGWGGLISFSSYNPVHNNCVQDAVILSVVTSLTSVYAAAVTYSIIGFRATEKYDTCISDNIMKLLNEFELPEDNITTSNYEEAFNSLNSSYPDIVRGLDIKTCDMQTLLSEGVEGTGLAFIVFTEAITKMPGSQIWSVLFFVMLFSLGLSTLFGNIEGVVVPLKDLNVFPKNWPHEVLTGLTCAIAFIICLLFAQNSGLYWVTLFDNFAGSVPLLTIGLFEMIAVVYIYGIDRFNEDFEFMVGYKPSIFWQISWRFTSPLIVLVILVFYLVTQVQEALTYSVWDPNSEKFPSLASVPYPSWIYVIIFLLAGVPSLAVPVYALCRFVFVCCKNNN, from the exons ATGGTGCTGGAAGGAATGCCTCTCTTGTTGCTGGAGTTTGCCATTGGTCAGCGTCTCAGGAAAGGCAGTGTGGGAGTGTGGAGGTCCATCAGCCCTTATTTGACAGGTGTTG GTATAGCATCAATGCTGGTGTCCTTATTGGTTGGACTTTATTACAACACCCTAGTAGCCTGGATCATTTGGTATTTCTTCAATTCCTTTCAAAACCCGCTGCCTTGGACCCAGTGCCCTCTTAATGAAAATGGGACAG GATTTGTACCAGAGTGTGAACAGAGCTCCACTGTTGATTATTATTTCTACCGAGTGACTTTGAGTAGTACCACCTCGATAGCTGAATCTGGAGGAATCAACTGGCCCATAGTGCTCTGCCTGTTAACTGCCTGGACAATTGTGGCAATCTGCTGCATAAGGGGCATCAGCACAGCAGGCAAG GCAGTGTACGTCACAGCCATCTTGCCTTACATAGTGCTGGGCATCTTCCTGATCAGAGGACTGACTCTAAAAGGTGCCATGAGTGGATTAAAGTTCCTCTTCACACCAGAC GTGAATGAGTTGATAAAACCATCCACTTGGCTGGATGCAGGTGCCCAGGTCTTTTATGCCTTTGGTTTGGGGTGGGGAGGCCTCATCTCCTTTTCAAGCTACAACCCTGTTCA CAACAACTGCGTGCAAGATGCTGTGATCCTGTCGGTCGTGACTAGCCTCACCTCAGTGTATGCTGCAGCAGTTACTTACTCCATCATTGGCTTCAGAGCAACTGAAAAATATGATACCTGTATCAGTGA TAACATCATGAAATTATTAAATGAATTTGAGCTCCCTGAAGACAACATCACCACAAGCAACTATGAGGAGGCCTTTAATAGTCTCAACAGCTCTTATCCTGATATAGTTCGTGGATTGGACATCAAAACTTGTGACATGCAGACACTTCTTAGTGAG GGAGTGGAGGGAACAGGTCTGGCCTTCATCGTGTTCACGGAAGCGATAACCAAGATGCCTGGTTCTCAAATCTGGTCCGTCCTCTTTTTCGTCATGCTTTTCAGCTTAGGCCTCTCGACCCTGTTTGGCAACATCGAAGGAGTGGTGGTCCCATTGAAAGATCTGAATGTATTCCCTAAAAATTGGCCCCATGAAGTACTGACAG GTTTAACATGTGCCATAGCCTTCATCATCTGTCTCCTGTTTGCCCAGAATTCAGGGCTTTATTGGGTAACTCTCTTTGACAACTTTGCTGGATCTGTTCCACTTCTGACCATTGGATTGTTTGAGATGATAGCTGTTGTATACATCTACGGCATTGATAG GTTCAATGAGGACTTTGAGTTCATGGTTGGATACAAGCCCTCTATCTTTTGGCAAATTTCATGGAGGTTCACCAGTCCTCTAATTGTGCTGGTTATTTTAGTTTTCTACCTGGTGACACAAGTCCAAGAAGCACTCACGTACTCAGTTTGGGATCCCAACTCT GAGAAGTTCCCGTCTCTGGCTTCAGTACCCTACCCTTCTTGGATATACGTGATCATCTTTCTGTTGGCAGGAGTTCCCAGTCTGGCAGTGCCTGTGTATGCATTGTGTAGATTTGTCTTTGTTTGCTGTAAGAACAACAATTAA
- the LOC117455562 gene encoding sodium-dependent neutral amino acid transporter B(0)AT1-like isoform X1: protein MRLVLPNPGLDLRIPSYEDLDRMDKEEDDRPKWDNKAQYILTCVGFCIGLGNVWRFPYLCQSHGGGAFLIPYLILMVLEGMPLLLLEFAIGQRLRKGSVGVWRSISPYLTGVGIASMLVSLLVGLYYNTLVAWIIWYFFNSFQNPLPWTQCPLNENGTGFVPECEQSSTVDYYFYRVTLSSTTSIAESGGINWPIVLCLLTAWTIVAICCIRGISTAGKAVYVTAILPYIVLGIFLIRGLTLKGAMSGLKFLFTPDVNELIKPSTWLDAGAQVFYAFGLGWGGLISFSSYNPVHNNCVQDAVILSVVTSLTSVYAAAVTYSIIGFRATEKYDTCISDNIMKLLNEFELPEDNITTSNYEEAFNSLNSSYPDIVRGLDIKTCDMQTLLSEGVEGTGLAFIVFTEAITKMPGSQIWSVLFFVMLFSLGLSTLFGNIEGVVVPLKDLNVFPKNWPHEVLTGLTCAIAFIICLLFAQNSGLYWVTLFDNFAGSVPLLTIGLFEMIAVVYIYGIDRFNEDFEFMVGYKPSIFWQISWRFTSPLIVLVILVFYLVTQVQEALTYSVWDPNSEKFPSLASVPYPSWIYVIIFLLAGVPSLAVPVYALCRFVFVCCKNNN from the exons ATGAGGCTGGTACTTCCTAACCCCGGACTGGATCTCCGGATCCCTAGCTATGAGGATCTGGACAGGATGGATAAGGAGGAGGATGACAGGCCCAAGTGGGACAACAAAGCCCAGTACATCTTAACCTGTGTGGGCTTCTGCATTGGGCTCGGCAACGTGTGGCGATTCCCTTACTTGTGTCAAAGTCATGGAGGAG GTGCCTTTCTGATTCCCTACCTGATCCTGATGGTGCTGGAAGGAATGCCTCTCTTGTTGCTGGAGTTTGCCATTGGTCAGCGTCTCAGGAAAGGCAGTGTGGGAGTGTGGAGGTCCATCAGCCCTTATTTGACAGGTGTTG GTATAGCATCAATGCTGGTGTCCTTATTGGTTGGACTTTATTACAACACCCTAGTAGCCTGGATCATTTGGTATTTCTTCAATTCCTTTCAAAACCCGCTGCCTTGGACCCAGTGCCCTCTTAATGAAAATGGGACAG GATTTGTACCAGAGTGTGAACAGAGCTCCACTGTTGATTATTATTTCTACCGAGTGACTTTGAGTAGTACCACCTCGATAGCTGAATCTGGAGGAATCAACTGGCCCATAGTGCTCTGCCTGTTAACTGCCTGGACAATTGTGGCAATCTGCTGCATAAGGGGCATCAGCACAGCAGGCAAG GCAGTGTACGTCACAGCCATCTTGCCTTACATAGTGCTGGGCATCTTCCTGATCAGAGGACTGACTCTAAAAGGTGCCATGAGTGGATTAAAGTTCCTCTTCACACCAGAC GTGAATGAGTTGATAAAACCATCCACTTGGCTGGATGCAGGTGCCCAGGTCTTTTATGCCTTTGGTTTGGGGTGGGGAGGCCTCATCTCCTTTTCAAGCTACAACCCTGTTCA CAACAACTGCGTGCAAGATGCTGTGATCCTGTCGGTCGTGACTAGCCTCACCTCAGTGTATGCTGCAGCAGTTACTTACTCCATCATTGGCTTCAGAGCAACTGAAAAATATGATACCTGTATCAGTGA TAACATCATGAAATTATTAAATGAATTTGAGCTCCCTGAAGACAACATCACCACAAGCAACTATGAGGAGGCCTTTAATAGTCTCAACAGCTCTTATCCTGATATAGTTCGTGGATTGGACATCAAAACTTGTGACATGCAGACACTTCTTAGTGAG GGAGTGGAGGGAACAGGTCTGGCCTTCATCGTGTTCACGGAAGCGATAACCAAGATGCCTGGTTCTCAAATCTGGTCCGTCCTCTTTTTCGTCATGCTTTTCAGCTTAGGCCTCTCGACCCTGTTTGGCAACATCGAAGGAGTGGTGGTCCCATTGAAAGATCTGAATGTATTCCCTAAAAATTGGCCCCATGAAGTACTGACAG GTTTAACATGTGCCATAGCCTTCATCATCTGTCTCCTGTTTGCCCAGAATTCAGGGCTTTATTGGGTAACTCTCTTTGACAACTTTGCTGGATCTGTTCCACTTCTGACCATTGGATTGTTTGAGATGATAGCTGTTGTATACATCTACGGCATTGATAG GTTCAATGAGGACTTTGAGTTCATGGTTGGATACAAGCCCTCTATCTTTTGGCAAATTTCATGGAGGTTCACCAGTCCTCTAATTGTGCTGGTTATTTTAGTTTTCTACCTGGTGACACAAGTCCAAGAAGCACTCACGTACTCAGTTTGGGATCCCAACTCT GAGAAGTTCCCGTCTCTGGCTTCAGTACCCTACCCTTCTTGGATATACGTGATCATCTTTCTGTTGGCAGGAGTTCCCAGTCTGGCAGTGCCTGTGTATGCATTGTGTAGATTTGTCTTTGTTTGCTGTAAGAACAACAATTAA
- the LOC117455562 gene encoding sodium-dependent neutral amino acid transporter B(0)AT1-like isoform X5, which yields MRLVLPNPGLDLRIPSYEDLDRMDKEEDDRPKWDNKAQYILTCVGFCIGLGNVWRFPYLCQSHGGGAFLIPYLILMVLEGMPLLLLEFAIGQRLRKGSVGVWRSISPYLTGVGIASMLVSLLVGLYYNTLVAWIIWYFFNSFQNPLPWTQCPLNENGTGFVPECEQSSTVDYYFYRVTLSSTTSIAESGGINWPIVLCLLTAWTIVAICCIRGISTAGKAVYVTAILPYIVLGIFLIRGLTLKGAMSGLKFLFTPDVNELIKPSTWLDAGAQVFYAFGLGWGGLISFSSYNPVHNNCVQDAVILSVVTSLTSVYAAAVTYSIIGFRATEKYDTCISDNIMKLLNEFELPEDNITTSNYEEAFNSLNSSYPDIVRGLDIKTCDMQTLLSEGVEGTGLAFIVFTEAITKMPGSQIWSVLFFVMLFSLGLSTLFGNIEGVVVPLKDLNVFPKNWPHEVLTGLTCAIAFIICLLFAQNSGLYWVQ from the exons ATGAGGCTGGTACTTCCTAACCCCGGACTGGATCTCCGGATCCCTAGCTATGAGGATCTGGACAGGATGGATAAGGAGGAGGATGACAGGCCCAAGTGGGACAACAAAGCCCAGTACATCTTAACCTGTGTGGGCTTCTGCATTGGGCTCGGCAACGTGTGGCGATTCCCTTACTTGTGTCAAAGTCATGGAGGAG GTGCCTTTCTGATTCCCTACCTGATCCTGATGGTGCTGGAAGGAATGCCTCTCTTGTTGCTGGAGTTTGCCATTGGTCAGCGTCTCAGGAAAGGCAGTGTGGGAGTGTGGAGGTCCATCAGCCCTTATTTGACAGGTGTTG GTATAGCATCAATGCTGGTGTCCTTATTGGTTGGACTTTATTACAACACCCTAGTAGCCTGGATCATTTGGTATTTCTTCAATTCCTTTCAAAACCCGCTGCCTTGGACCCAGTGCCCTCTTAATGAAAATGGGACAG GATTTGTACCAGAGTGTGAACAGAGCTCCACTGTTGATTATTATTTCTACCGAGTGACTTTGAGTAGTACCACCTCGATAGCTGAATCTGGAGGAATCAACTGGCCCATAGTGCTCTGCCTGTTAACTGCCTGGACAATTGTGGCAATCTGCTGCATAAGGGGCATCAGCACAGCAGGCAAG GCAGTGTACGTCACAGCCATCTTGCCTTACATAGTGCTGGGCATCTTCCTGATCAGAGGACTGACTCTAAAAGGTGCCATGAGTGGATTAAAGTTCCTCTTCACACCAGAC GTGAATGAGTTGATAAAACCATCCACTTGGCTGGATGCAGGTGCCCAGGTCTTTTATGCCTTTGGTTTGGGGTGGGGAGGCCTCATCTCCTTTTCAAGCTACAACCCTGTTCA CAACAACTGCGTGCAAGATGCTGTGATCCTGTCGGTCGTGACTAGCCTCACCTCAGTGTATGCTGCAGCAGTTACTTACTCCATCATTGGCTTCAGAGCAACTGAAAAATATGATACCTGTATCAGTGA TAACATCATGAAATTATTAAATGAATTTGAGCTCCCTGAAGACAACATCACCACAAGCAACTATGAGGAGGCCTTTAATAGTCTCAACAGCTCTTATCCTGATATAGTTCGTGGATTGGACATCAAAACTTGTGACATGCAGACACTTCTTAGTGAG GGAGTGGAGGGAACAGGTCTGGCCTTCATCGTGTTCACGGAAGCGATAACCAAGATGCCTGGTTCTCAAATCTGGTCCGTCCTCTTTTTCGTCATGCTTTTCAGCTTAGGCCTCTCGACCCTGTTTGGCAACATCGAAGGAGTGGTGGTCCCATTGAAAGATCTGAATGTATTCCCTAAAAATTGGCCCCATGAAGTACTGACAG GTTTAACATGTGCCATAGCCTTCATCATCTGTCTCCTGTTTGCCCAGAATTCAGGGCTTTATTGG GTTCAATGA
- the LOC117455562 gene encoding sodium-dependent neutral amino acid transporter B(0)AT1-like isoform X2, whose protein sequence is MDKEEDDRPKWDNKAQYILTCVGFCIGLGNVWRFPYLCQSHGGGAFLIPYLILMVLEGMPLLLLEFAIGQRLRKGSVGVWRSISPYLTGVGIASMLVSLLVGLYYNTLVAWIIWYFFNSFQNPLPWTQCPLNENGTGFVPECEQSSTVDYYFYRVTLSSTTSIAESGGINWPIVLCLLTAWTIVAICCIRGISTAGKAVYVTAILPYIVLGIFLIRGLTLKGAMSGLKFLFTPDVNELIKPSTWLDAGAQVFYAFGLGWGGLISFSSYNPVHNNCVQDAVILSVVTSLTSVYAAAVTYSIIGFRATEKYDTCISDNIMKLLNEFELPEDNITTSNYEEAFNSLNSSYPDIVRGLDIKTCDMQTLLSEGVEGTGLAFIVFTEAITKMPGSQIWSVLFFVMLFSLGLSTLFGNIEGVVVPLKDLNVFPKNWPHEVLTGLTCAIAFIICLLFAQNSGLYWVTLFDNFAGSVPLLTIGLFEMIAVVYIYGIDRFNEDFEFMVGYKPSIFWQISWRFTSPLIVLVILVFYLVTQVQEALTYSVWDPNSEKFPSLASVPYPSWIYVIIFLLAGVPSLAVPVYALCRFVFVCCKNNN, encoded by the exons ATGGATAAGGAGGAGGATGACAGGCCCAAGTGGGACAACAAAGCCCAGTACATCTTAACCTGTGTGGGCTTCTGCATTGGGCTCGGCAACGTGTGGCGATTCCCTTACTTGTGTCAAAGTCATGGAGGAG GTGCCTTTCTGATTCCCTACCTGATCCTGATGGTGCTGGAAGGAATGCCTCTCTTGTTGCTGGAGTTTGCCATTGGTCAGCGTCTCAGGAAAGGCAGTGTGGGAGTGTGGAGGTCCATCAGCCCTTATTTGACAGGTGTTG GTATAGCATCAATGCTGGTGTCCTTATTGGTTGGACTTTATTACAACACCCTAGTAGCCTGGATCATTTGGTATTTCTTCAATTCCTTTCAAAACCCGCTGCCTTGGACCCAGTGCCCTCTTAATGAAAATGGGACAG GATTTGTACCAGAGTGTGAACAGAGCTCCACTGTTGATTATTATTTCTACCGAGTGACTTTGAGTAGTACCACCTCGATAGCTGAATCTGGAGGAATCAACTGGCCCATAGTGCTCTGCCTGTTAACTGCCTGGACAATTGTGGCAATCTGCTGCATAAGGGGCATCAGCACAGCAGGCAAG GCAGTGTACGTCACAGCCATCTTGCCTTACATAGTGCTGGGCATCTTCCTGATCAGAGGACTGACTCTAAAAGGTGCCATGAGTGGATTAAAGTTCCTCTTCACACCAGAC GTGAATGAGTTGATAAAACCATCCACTTGGCTGGATGCAGGTGCCCAGGTCTTTTATGCCTTTGGTTTGGGGTGGGGAGGCCTCATCTCCTTTTCAAGCTACAACCCTGTTCA CAACAACTGCGTGCAAGATGCTGTGATCCTGTCGGTCGTGACTAGCCTCACCTCAGTGTATGCTGCAGCAGTTACTTACTCCATCATTGGCTTCAGAGCAACTGAAAAATATGATACCTGTATCAGTGA TAACATCATGAAATTATTAAATGAATTTGAGCTCCCTGAAGACAACATCACCACAAGCAACTATGAGGAGGCCTTTAATAGTCTCAACAGCTCTTATCCTGATATAGTTCGTGGATTGGACATCAAAACTTGTGACATGCAGACACTTCTTAGTGAG GGAGTGGAGGGAACAGGTCTGGCCTTCATCGTGTTCACGGAAGCGATAACCAAGATGCCTGGTTCTCAAATCTGGTCCGTCCTCTTTTTCGTCATGCTTTTCAGCTTAGGCCTCTCGACCCTGTTTGGCAACATCGAAGGAGTGGTGGTCCCATTGAAAGATCTGAATGTATTCCCTAAAAATTGGCCCCATGAAGTACTGACAG GTTTAACATGTGCCATAGCCTTCATCATCTGTCTCCTGTTTGCCCAGAATTCAGGGCTTTATTGGGTAACTCTCTTTGACAACTTTGCTGGATCTGTTCCACTTCTGACCATTGGATTGTTTGAGATGATAGCTGTTGTATACATCTACGGCATTGATAG GTTCAATGAGGACTTTGAGTTCATGGTTGGATACAAGCCCTCTATCTTTTGGCAAATTTCATGGAGGTTCACCAGTCCTCTAATTGTGCTGGTTATTTTAGTTTTCTACCTGGTGACACAAGTCCAAGAAGCACTCACGTACTCAGTTTGGGATCCCAACTCT GAGAAGTTCCCGTCTCTGGCTTCAGTACCCTACCCTTCTTGGATATACGTGATCATCTTTCTGTTGGCAGGAGTTCCCAGTCTGGCAGTGCCTGTGTATGCATTGTGTAGATTTGTCTTTGTTTGCTGTAAGAACAACAATTAA
- the LOC117455562 gene encoding sodium-dependent neutral amino acid transporter B(0)AT1-like isoform X4, producing MRLVLPNPGLDLRIPSYEDLDRMDKEEDDRPKWDNKAQYILTCVGFCIGLGNVWRFPYLCQSHGGGAFLIPYLILMVLEGMPLLLLEFAIGQRLRKGSVGVWRSISPYLTGVGIASMLVSLLVGLYYNTLVAWIIWYFFNSFQNPLPWTQCPLNENGTGFVPECEQSSTVDYYFYRVTLSSTTSIAESGGINWPIVLCLLTAWTIVAICCIRGISTAGKAVYVTAILPYIVLGIFLIRGLTLKGAMSGLKFLFTPDVNELIKPSTWLDAGAQVFYAFGLGWGGLISFSSYNPVHNNCVQDAVILSVVTSLTSVYAAAVTYSIIGFRATEKYDTCISDNIMKLLNEFELPEDNITTSNYEEAFNSLNSSYPDIVRGLDIKTCDMQTLLSEGVEGTGLAFIVFTEAITKMPGSQIWSVLFFVMLFSLGLSTLFGNIEGVVVPLKDLNVFPKNWPHEVLTGLTCAIAFIICLLFAQNSGLYWVTLFDNFAGSVPLLTIGLFEMIAVVYIYGIDSFLPGDTSPRSTHVLSLGSQL from the exons ATGAGGCTGGTACTTCCTAACCCCGGACTGGATCTCCGGATCCCTAGCTATGAGGATCTGGACAGGATGGATAAGGAGGAGGATGACAGGCCCAAGTGGGACAACAAAGCCCAGTACATCTTAACCTGTGTGGGCTTCTGCATTGGGCTCGGCAACGTGTGGCGATTCCCTTACTTGTGTCAAAGTCATGGAGGAG GTGCCTTTCTGATTCCCTACCTGATCCTGATGGTGCTGGAAGGAATGCCTCTCTTGTTGCTGGAGTTTGCCATTGGTCAGCGTCTCAGGAAAGGCAGTGTGGGAGTGTGGAGGTCCATCAGCCCTTATTTGACAGGTGTTG GTATAGCATCAATGCTGGTGTCCTTATTGGTTGGACTTTATTACAACACCCTAGTAGCCTGGATCATTTGGTATTTCTTCAATTCCTTTCAAAACCCGCTGCCTTGGACCCAGTGCCCTCTTAATGAAAATGGGACAG GATTTGTACCAGAGTGTGAACAGAGCTCCACTGTTGATTATTATTTCTACCGAGTGACTTTGAGTAGTACCACCTCGATAGCTGAATCTGGAGGAATCAACTGGCCCATAGTGCTCTGCCTGTTAACTGCCTGGACAATTGTGGCAATCTGCTGCATAAGGGGCATCAGCACAGCAGGCAAG GCAGTGTACGTCACAGCCATCTTGCCTTACATAGTGCTGGGCATCTTCCTGATCAGAGGACTGACTCTAAAAGGTGCCATGAGTGGATTAAAGTTCCTCTTCACACCAGAC GTGAATGAGTTGATAAAACCATCCACTTGGCTGGATGCAGGTGCCCAGGTCTTTTATGCCTTTGGTTTGGGGTGGGGAGGCCTCATCTCCTTTTCAAGCTACAACCCTGTTCA CAACAACTGCGTGCAAGATGCTGTGATCCTGTCGGTCGTGACTAGCCTCACCTCAGTGTATGCTGCAGCAGTTACTTACTCCATCATTGGCTTCAGAGCAACTGAAAAATATGATACCTGTATCAGTGA TAACATCATGAAATTATTAAATGAATTTGAGCTCCCTGAAGACAACATCACCACAAGCAACTATGAGGAGGCCTTTAATAGTCTCAACAGCTCTTATCCTGATATAGTTCGTGGATTGGACATCAAAACTTGTGACATGCAGACACTTCTTAGTGAG GGAGTGGAGGGAACAGGTCTGGCCTTCATCGTGTTCACGGAAGCGATAACCAAGATGCCTGGTTCTCAAATCTGGTCCGTCCTCTTTTTCGTCATGCTTTTCAGCTTAGGCCTCTCGACCCTGTTTGGCAACATCGAAGGAGTGGTGGTCCCATTGAAAGATCTGAATGTATTCCCTAAAAATTGGCCCCATGAAGTACTGACAG GTTTAACATGTGCCATAGCCTTCATCATCTGTCTCCTGTTTGCCCAGAATTCAGGGCTTTATTGGGTAACTCTCTTTGACAACTTTGCTGGATCTGTTCCACTTCTGACCATTGGATTGTTTGAGATGATAGCTGTTGTATACATCTACGGCATTGATAG TTTTCTACCTGGTGACACAAGTCCAAGAAGCACTCACGTACTCAGTTTGGGATCCCAACTCT GA